One stretch of Podospora pseudoanserina strain CBS 124.78 chromosome 4, whole genome shotgun sequence DNA includes these proteins:
- a CDS encoding hypothetical protein (COG:C; EggNog:ENOG503NYKR), translated as MGGLPEYVHVNHRDARLFVVSLLVASGVSLQNAKTVALGLVQADLRGVESHGINRLPSYLARIRNGILDPKAEPTLTQITPVVAQVDGHNGFGFPAAHLAMKTAIEMAKTLGIGMASVKHSNHFGMSAWIVQQAVDAGMMSLVFTNSSPALPAWGGKEKLLGVSPIACGAPGGEGSIPFILDMAPSVAARGKIHKAKRRGEKIPGVWALDAEGRPTNDPDKALDGGVMLPMGGPKGSGLAIMMDVFSGVLSGSAFAGGVTGPYDMSQPGDVGHFLVAIKPDLFMSMDEFKGRMTTLYHRVVSSKKMEGVERIYFPGEIELLTEKKRLAEGIPFVQAEIDALNKEAELLKVGKIGESLRLECL; from the coding sequence ATGGGAGGACTACCAGAATACGTCCATGTCAACCACAGAGATGCCCGGCTATTTGTCGTCTCGCTCCTCGTAGCCTCTGGAGTATCCCTCCAAAATGCCAAAACCGTCGCCCTGGGCCTAGTCCAAGCCGACCTGCGTGGCGTCGAAAGCCACGGTATCAACCGTCTGCCATCTTATCTCGCCCGCATTCGCAATGGAATCCTTGATCCCAAAGCAGAGCCCACTCTCACTCAAATTACTCCGGTTGTGGCTCAGGTAGATGGTCATAATGGCTTTGGCTTCCCCGCAGCCCACTTGGCGATGAAGACAGCCATCGAGATGGCCAAGACGCTCGGCATTGGAATGGCCAGCGTCAAGCACAGCAACCACTTTGGCATGTCGGCTTGGATCGTGCAGCAAGCTGTTGACGCCgggatgatgagcttggtTTTCACCAACTCATCTCCTGCTCTTCCGGCatggggtgggaaggagaagcTGCTGGGGGTCTCGCCTATTGCCTGTGGTGCGCCGGGCGGTGAAGGGTCGATACCATTCATATTAGATATGGCGCCCTCGGTTGCGGCGAGAGGAAAGATTCATAAGgcgaagagaagaggggagAAGATACCGGGGGTCTGGGCCTTGGATGCTGAAGGGAGACCAACGAATGACCCGGATAAGGCACTCGATGGAGGTGTGATGTTGCCCATGGGTGGACCGAAAGGGTCCGGGTTGGCCATCATGATGGATGTCTTTTCAGGTGTTCTTTCTGGTTCAGCATTTGCCGGCGGTGTCACTGGACCTTATGACATGTCTCAGCCCGGTGATGTCGGACATTTCCTTGTCGCCATCAAGCCGGACTTGTTCATGAGCATGGATGAGTTTAAAGGCCGGATGACAACGTTGTATCATCGAGTGGTGAGTTCAAAGAAAATGGAGGGCGTGGAAAGGATATATTTTCCGGGCGAGATTGAGCTAttgacggagaagaagaggctcgCTGAAGGCATCCCGTTTGTGCAGGCCGAAATTGATGCTCTGAACAAGGAAGCTGAGCTTTTGAAGGTTGGAAAGATTGGAGAAAGCCTTCGACTTGAGTGCCTGTGA
- a CDS encoding hypothetical protein (MEROPS:MER0003426; EggNog:ENOG503NYU8; COG:S), translating to MRWFQLLLLGSALLLENATALKYEVTGTRKGVPIPKEQIKFAPYQFGRSKNNGPGAVQPAPTKIKKKRANPISSSANWCGAVNHSPTTNKIKSIHSFWQVPGCTKRTGQTYPQAAAVWIGIDGNTWPSALLQSGTVCKIDTSTSATRHEAWWQWVPDTAFTISTMPLAVGDWIEVTINTTSDTAATIKFDNVSQDEQVIVNVTSGPTLARKDADWVVERPYYGSSLAGFPRFDTTWFEDSYATRTTGGNLGILGATQYQIPSLCNSTEYDNANSVSFSL from the exons ATGAGGTGGTTTCAGTTGCTTCTCCTCGGCTCggctcttctccttgaaaATGCCACCGCCCTCAAGTACGAGGTAACGGGTACCCGAAAGGGTGTACCCATCCCCAAGGAGCAGATCAAGTTCGCACCCTACCAGTTTGGTCGTAGCAAGAACAACGGTCCGGGTGCTGTCCAGCCTGCCCCtaccaagatcaagaagaagagagccaACCCCATCTCGAGCAGCGCCAACTGGTGCGGTGCCGTAAACCACTcgccaaccaccaacaagatcaagagCATCCATTCCTTCTGGCAGGTTCCGGGCTGTACCAAAAGAACGGGCCAAACCTATCCCCAAGCCGCTGCTGTCTGGATCGGCATTGACGGCAACACATGGCCCTCGGCCCTGCTGCAGTCGGGCACTGTCTGTAAGATTGACACTTCCACTTCCGCCACAAG ACACGAAGCTTGGTGGCAATGGGTTCCTGACACTGCATTTACCATCTCGACCATGCCCC TCGCCGTAGGAGACTGGATCGAAGTCACAATCAATACAACATCTGACACCGCAGCCACCAT CAAATTCGACAACGTCAGCCAGGACGAACAAGTCATCGTCAACGTGACTTCTGGCCCGACCCTCGCCCGCAAGGACGCAGACTGGGTCGTGGAGAGGCCCTACTATGGATCGAGCCTCGCCGGCTTTCCCAGGTTCGACACGACTTGGTTTGAGGACTCATATGCCACACGCACGACGGGCGGCAACCTTGGGATTCTGGGCGCGACGCAGTACCAGATTCCGAGTTTGTGCAATTCGACAGAGTATGACAATGCCAATTCGGTTTCTTTCTCGCTTTAA
- a CDS encoding hypothetical protein (EggNog:ENOG503NUMV; COG:O), with translation MTFKPEQLNWSASLRIAHPSPSASKGLQGDKILLPQSALEQLLARAPSTFTSSTSHTFTAFDPFNPYAVSDARRERAQYRETSQQLPHPLMFQLVNQKNGNSVYAGIREFSANEGEVALSPYLIDALGIQHEDIQQEPMFEDEVVGLTDDEPTKTEGLRISVKARQLPKGTYVRLRPLEAGYNPDDWKSLLERQLRANFTTLTKDSILSVHGVKGEEFRFLVDKLLPEGSGICVVDTDLEVDIEPLNEEQARETLRHIAAQSQRAPGTDAGTSIGHTIDIWKQVDGQVLDGDYADYDLPSWDKSRPVAIELTIHGDHEVDLFVSPKSNRQRALPRDTEHVFGDFSSPKDGLKRIVIQPTNAELEGAEALLVSVHGFCLPGKDAVGSVPAKYTLRAKAVDAQGSVTAPIDLSSSAPKSTTEEQCRNCHQMVPKQTIVLHENFCLRNNIVCSQCKNVFQKKSAEWEAHWHCPVHPEAYGSSMLSRSKHDYVQHTAHTCTACGPSSPFTFPSLPELARHATTNCPHKLILCQFCHLEVPQEGDPLDPSSEAETVLSGLTAHERADGGRTTDCHLCGSIVRLRDMAAHVAHHELDKAQKPKPELCRGELCGRTLHGIGPRGQVNGGTQMGQGPGNSLGLCSLCFAPLYVNMHDPEGKSLCRRIERRYLAQLTAGCGKKWCQNEWCKTGRANRGLEALGTSVSTALPLVKPLLEAITDHSQRMHFCVDEASQRRKKKAEILAAEGVWDLEWCIAAMEAEGGNLSKARGWLADWAPTKVPK, from the coding sequence ATGACATTCAAGCCAGAGCAGCTGAATTGGTCGGCATCTCTACGCATCGctcatccatccccatccgcctccAAGGGTTTGCAGGGCGATAAGATCCTGCTTCCGCAGTCGGCTCTTGAACAGCTTCTGGCAAGAGCCCCTTCGACCTTCACATCGTCGACGTCGCACACTTTTACTGCCTTCGATCCTTTCAACCCCTATGCCGTATCCGATGCCAGACGAGAACGTGCGCAGTATCGCGAGACTAGCCAGCAATTACCTCACCCGTTGATGTTTCAACTGGTGAACCAGAAGAATGGAAATTCTGTTTACGCTGGTATCCGAGAGTTTTCGGCAAACGAAGGCGAGGTCGCCCTCAGCCCCTACCTGATCGACGCACTTGGAATACAGCACGAAGACATACAGCAAGAGCCAATGTTCGAAGACGAAGTGGTGGGCCTTACGGACGATGAACCCACCAAGACAGAAGGGCTGAGAATAAGTGTCAAAGCTAGGCAGCTCCCGAAAGGCACATACGTTAGGCTACGACCGCTTGAGGCTGGTTACAATCCTGATGACTGGAAATCCCTCCTTGAAAGACAGCTCCGCGCAAACTTTACCACACTCACAAAGGACTCAATTCTGTCGGTTCATGGAGTGAAGGGAGAGGAGTTTCGGTTCCTGGTCGACAAGCTCTTGCCGGAAGGAAGTGGAATCTGTGTTGTGGACACCGATTTGGAAGTTGATATTGAACCCCTAAACGAAGAACAGGCTCGCGAAACCTTGCGTCATATCGCTGCCCAGTCACAGCGTGCGCCAGGAACGGATGCTGGTACTTCAATCGGTCACACGATAGACATTTGGAAACAGGTTGATGGTCAGGTTCTAGATGGAGACTATGCCGATTACGACTTACCATCCTGGGACAAATCTCGCCCGGTCGCCATCGAGTTGACAATACATGGCGACCACGAGGTCGACCTTTTTGTTAGCCCCAAGTCTAACCGTCAACGAGCATTACCCAGGGATACAGAGCACGTCTTTGGCGACTTCTCTTCGCCGAAAGATGGCCTGAAGCGCATCGTCATTCAGCCTACCAATGCTGAGCTTGAGGGGGCAGAAGCTTTACTTGTTTCCGTTCACGGGTTCTGCCTTCCAGGCAAGGATGCGGTGGGATCAGTCCCAGCAAAATACACTCTACGTGCAAAAGCTGTTGACGCACAAGGCTCTGTGACAGCTCCCATCGACCTGAGCAGCTCAGCACCCAAGTCCACAACGGAAGAACAGTGCAGAAACTGCCATCAGATGGTACCCAAGCAAACAATTGTGCTCCATGAGAACTTCTGCTTGAGAAACAACATTGTCTGCTCTCAGTGCAAGAACGTGTTCCAGAAGAAGTCGGCCGAATGGGAAGCTCACTGGCATTGCCCCGTGCATCCAGAGGCCTATGGCTCAAGCATGCTGAGCAGGTCGAAACATGACTACGTCCAGCACACTGCGCATACATGCACTGCCTGCGGCCCATCGTCTCCTTTCACCTTCCCCTCGTTACCAGAGCTGGCCCGCCATGCCACCACTAACTGCCCCCACAAACTTATACTCTGTCAGTTTTGCCACCTCGAGGTTCCTCAAGAGGGCGATCCGCTCGATCCGTCTTCAGAAGCGGAGACAGTACTGTCGGGTTTGACAGCTCACGAGAGAGCTGATGGCGGGCGCACAACCGACTGCCATCTTTGTGGCTCCATCGTCCGTCTCCGAGACATGGCTGCCCATGTGGCTCATCACGAACTTGACAAGGCCCAGAAGCCAAAGCCAGAGTTGTGCAGGGGTGAGCTTTGTGGTCGCACACTCCACGGCATTGGACCTCGAGGCCAAGTCAATGGTGGGACTCAGATGGGTCAAGGGCCTGGAAACAGTCTGGGGCTTTGCAGTCTGTGCTTTGCGCCACTCTATGTCAACATGCACGACCCAGAAGGAAAATCGTTATGCCGCCGGATTGAGAGACGCTACCTCGCCCAGCTCACGGCAGGTTGCGGAAAGAAATGGTGCCAGAACGAGTGGTGCAAAACAGGCCGGGCAAACCGTGGGCTGGAAGCACTGGGCACCAGTGTTTCGACTGCGCTACCGTTGGTGAAACCGCTTCTCGAGGCGATCACTGACCACAGTCAACGCATGCACTTCTGTGTCGATGAGGCATCGCAACGTcggaaaaaaaaggccgagattcttgctgctgagggCGTATGGGATCTCGAATGGTGCATAGCTGCCATGGAGGCAGAGGGTGGGAATCTAAGCAAGGCACGGGGTTGGCTAGCAGACTGGGCGCCAACAAAGGTTCCTAAATAA
- a CDS encoding hypothetical protein (EggNog:ENOG503NX4D; COG:P) → MSPYHHLCVFTRDTPPHMDYLGRCDPPRRVSFFIWIICVLLFFSFSAPSYFVLPCQHRMAGGVKKPVNIFRLQDLGEPKEIFNWRLWFAVFSFGLLGAARGVDEGLISGAFNSKHFQGTINYSSYTEVKQANIKANVSSMVQLGSVGGALIAFLICDRIGRIWATRQLCLLWVLGIVIFMGAKGNLSAIYAGRFIVGLGVGQTPVVGPVYIAEIAPASVRGLCTCIFTGFVYLGIVLAYFTNYGCQVNLGDTTAARWEVPTILYLIFAVLIFTLSLFQYESPRYLIKQGQHKMAVHVMARLRNLSPEHNYVTQEISAITSSRLEEMDAAVGSGWMGILKEAFTVPTNLYRVCLTICAQILSQWSAAGSITLYAPDLFNILGITGTDRTLRVTAVFGIVKLTAAVVCALFLVDFIGRKRSLLIGITLQAVSMIYVAVSHPAVPELGIQEGYLLSPSQSGLSKGAIAMIYISGFGWALGWNSMQYLLTAELFPLRIRAFCTSLAMSFHFANQYGNTRAVPNMLLQLELGGISPKGTFWSVAIVTIPGAVWVFFIVLETAGRSLESMDSLFSLPWYKIGRYGKRNADLSDLNRLRLAKKMSLSERP, encoded by the exons ATGTCACCGTATCACCATCTCTGCGTGTTCACAAGAGACACCCCACCTCATATGGACTACTTAGGTAGGTGTGATCCTCCCAGACGAGTTTCCTTTTTCATCTGGATTATCTGCGTtctgctttttttttctttttctgctcCTTCGTATTTTGTTTTGCCGTGTCAGCACAGAATGGCGGGGGGCGTGAAGAAGCCTGTGAACATCTTTCGGCTCCAGGATTTGGGCGAACCAAAAGAAATCTTCAATTGGAGATTATGGTTTGCCGTGTTCTCTTTCGGCCTTTTGGGCGCAGCACGAGGCGTTGACGAGGGCTTGATCAGCGGCGCCTTCAACAGCAAGCACTTCCAGGGCACCATCAATTACAGCTCCTATACCGAGGTTAAGCAAGCCAACATCAAAGCCAATGTTTCCTCCATGGTTCAACTAGGGAGTGTTGGGGGGGCTCTGAT CGCCTTCCTCATCTGTGACAGGATCGGACGCATCTGGGCTACACGGCAGCTCTGTCTGCTGTGGGTGTTGGGCATTGTCATCTTCATGGGAGCCAAAGGCAATCTGAGCGCCATATATGCTGGTCGGTTTATCGTCGGACTTGGCGTTGGACAAACACCTGTTGTTGGTCCTGTCTACATTGCGGAAATTGCCCCGGCCAGTGTCAGGGGGTTGTGTACATGCATCTTCACCGGTTTTGTGTACTTGGGCATCGTCTTGGCATACTTTACGAATTACGGCTGTCAAGTCAACCTGGGTGATACAACGGCAGCTCGCTGGGAAGTGCCGACAATTTTGTATCTCATCTTTGCAGTCTTGATATTTACTTTAAGCCTCTTTCAGTACGAGTCTCCGCGGTACCTGATCAAGCAAGGTCAGCATAAGATGGCCGTTCATGTCATGGCTCGTCTTCGAAACCTGTCCCCAGAACATAACTATGTAACTCAGGAGATCAGCGCCATCACGTCAAGCCGTttggaagagatggatgCAGCTGTGGGatctggatggatgggaatCTTGAAGGAGGCATTCACTGTCCCAACGAACCTCTACCGCGTATGCCTCACCATCTGCGCACAGATACTGTCACAATGGTCTGCTGCTGGTTCTATCACACTCTACGCCCCAGACCTGTTCAACATTCTTGGGATAACTGGAACAGACAGGACGCTTCGGGTGACAGCTGTGTTTGGCATCGTTAAGCTCACTGCCGCCGTGGTAtgcgccctcttcctcgtcgattTCATCGGCCGAAAGCGCTCGCTGCTTATTGGCATCACCTTGCAGGCTGTGTCGATGATCTACGTTGCCGTTTCCCACCCTGCAGTCCCCGAGTTGGGCATACAAGAGGGCTATCTCCTCAGCCCCTCGCAGTCAGGACTTTCCAAGGGTGCGATTGCTATGATCTACATTTCAGGTTTCGGTTGGGCGTTGGGATGGAACAGCATGCAATATCTACTCACGGCGGAGCTTTTCCCCTTGAGAATCCGGGCTTTTTGCACCTCACTCGCCATGTCGTTTCATTTTGCCAATCAATACGGGAATACACGGGCTGTGCCAAACATGCTTCTCCAGTTGGAACTCGGAGGTATCTCACCAAAGGGGACATTTTGGTCCGTTGCCATCGTTACCATTCCTGGTGCGGTATGGGTGTTTTTCATAGTGCTGGAGACGGCAGGTCGAAGCTTGGAGAGCATGGACTCGCTATTCTCACTGCCTTGGTACAAAATTGGGAGGTATGGAAAGCGGAATGCTGATTTGAGTGACTTGAACCGCCTCAGGTTGGCGAAGAAAATGTCATTATCGGAAAGGCCATGA
- a CDS encoding hypothetical protein (COG:G; EggNog:ENOG503NYRF; CAZy:GH2) gives MPPQPHTTHLLTTNWQFHRLGDPPTKWHPVPHLPSDIHTELINSSLLPHPFLDLNELATSWVADQTWIYRLTFPTPAHNPDAVIDLVFEGLDTFATITLNGRVIKQTDNMFVCWRVNINDFVAGEEENILEITFDNARERGLQLVKDHPEHEFIVHQTEVSRGPVRKAQYHWGWDWGPTLMTYGLWRPVRIEVYESRIGEVAVKYNVDLSEGGEEPEVEIGLWVGIVGRAGWAEVEVDFQGRTMVAFTGEQGKLIKNGEHPETWEYSASMVRLEGAKLWWPKGYGGQNLYDVRVRIFDAEGGTVLAEHNQRVGFRKAELVQERDGYGHSFYFRVNDIDVFAAGSNWIPADSFLSQVTPDRYRNWLQNAVADGNQNMIRVWGGGVYEHDAFYDACDELGILVWQDFMFACASYPTYPEFLMSIEMETRQNVTRLRSHPSIVLWCGSNEDYQIQERYQLDNNRSDNDPESWLKSSFPARYIYEELLPRIIREESPCPNTLLYHPCSPFGTGASTTLEVDPTVGDIHQWNLWHGEAKPFQCLPEMGGRFVSEFGMEAYPHFETVQRFVTDPKELYPGSKTLDFHNKAIGYERRLMAYLGENYRLVYDIKGFIHLTQILQADSMATAYKSWRRAWQTQGGNGRKCGGVLVWQLNDCWPTISWAVVDYYGIKKPAWYAMKRALAPIAVGVSRAFWDWTMRPADNLWKKHTGHVDPTLSTKKVVYDVWVSSDGTTHPNKEDIEATVRTRFISVATGKDILFDIPESKTVSIKPNGVTDVSLSSELNWEGKQEEPIVIYVSLWINNEKVSSDCSWPDPIKYLDLSERGLRLEYPAENEVTIRTTKPVKGFVFSEKEGVTLRDNGFDVVPGEIVTVQLEGIKVRELEWTPRESSASPATDYGENMMYQLRNVSQETPYSPVDGILWHEAGVNIERAVEELYWHIELSACDTIFFTGCYTHSRKRPSYPLE, from the exons atgcctccccaaccacacaccacccacctcctcaccaccaactggCAATTTCACCGCCTGGGCGACCCCCCCACAAAATGGCATCCcgtcccccacctcccctcagACATCCACACCGAACTcatcaactcctccctcctccctcaccccttcCTCGACCTAAACGAACTCGCCACCTCCTGGGTAGCCGACCAGACATGGATTTACCGCCTCActttccccacccccgcccacAACCCCGATGCCGTCATCGACCttgtctttgaaggcctggaCACTTTCGCGACAATCACCCTGAATGGCCGGGTAATCAAACAGACAGACAAcatgtttgtttgttggaggGTGAATATTAACGATTTTGTcgccggggaagaagagaacaTCTTGGAGATTACCTTTGATAATGCACGGGAGAGGGGTCTGCAGTTGGTGAAGGACCATCCGGAGCATGAGTTTATTGTGCACCAGACCGAAGTGAGCAGGGGCCCGGTGAGGAAGGCTCAGTACCActggggatgggattgggggCCGACACTCATGACGTATGGGCTTTGGAGGCCGGTCAGAATAGAGGTGTATGAGAGTaggattggggaggtggcggtgaaATATAATGTTGATTTGagcgagggcggagaggagcCGGAGGTGGAGATTGGGTTGTGGGTTGGGATTGTTGGGCGGGCAGGGTGGGCAGAGGTGGAAGTTGACTTTCAGGGGAGAACAATGGTTGCTTTCACAGGAGAACAGGGGAAGTTGATCAAGAATGGGGAGCATCCTGAGACGTGGGAATATTCAGCATCGATGGTCAGGTTGGAAGGTGCAAAGCTGTGGTGGCCGAAAGGGTACGGCGGTCAGAATTTGTACGACGTGCGAGTGAGGATTTTCGATGCCGAAGGCGGGACGGTTCTGGCAGAGCATAATCAAAGAGTCGGGTTCCGCAAGGCAGAGTTGGTCCAGGAGCGGGATGGGTATGGACATTCGTTTTACTTTCGGGTCAATGACATCGATGTGTTCGCTGCTGGCTCGAACTGGATTCCTGCCGACTCCTTCCTGTCACAAGTTACCCCCGATCGGTACAGGAATTGGCTACAAAATGCGGTTGCGGACGGTAATCAAAACATGATccgagtttggggaggaggtgtgtACGAACACGATGCATTTTATGACGCCTGTGACGAGTTGGGAATCCTTGTTTGGCAGGATTTCATGTTTGCGTGCGCCTCCTACCCGACGTACCCCGAATTCTTGATGTCAATCGAGATGGAAACAAGACAAAATGTTACACGTCTCCGAAGCCACCCTTCGATTGTGCTGTGGTGCGGCAGCAACGAAGACTATCAAATTCAAGAGCGATACCAGCTCGACAACAATCGTTCAGACAACGACCCAGAATCCTGGTTAAAGAGCTCATTCCCGGCAAGATACATTTACGAAGAGCTCTTACCCCGGATCATCAGGGAGGAGTCACCCTGTCCAAACACTCTTCTATACCACCCATGCAGTCCCTTTGGAACCGGTGCTTCAACCACTTTGGAAGTAGATCCTACCGTGGGAGACATACACCAGTGGAACCTTTGGCACGGCGAGGCAAAACCATTTCAGTGCCTACCCGAAATGGGCGGGAGGTTTGTCAGTGAGTTTGGGATGGAGGCCTATCCTCACTTTGAGACGGTGCAGAGATTCGTTACCGACCCCAAGGAACTCTATCCAGGGAGCAAGACGCTAGACTTTCACAACAAGGCCATCGGTTACGAAAGGAGACTTATGGCGTATCTTGGCGAGAACTATCGGCTCGTTTATGATATCAAGGGGTTTATCCACCTCACGCAAATCTTGCAAGCCGACTCCATGGCTACGGCGTACAAGTCCTGGAGAAGAGCTTGGCAGACACAAGGAGGCAATGGGAGAAAATGCGGGGGAGTTCTTGTTTGGCAGTTGAATGATTGCTGGCCAACAATTTCATGGGCCGTGGTGGATTACTATGGTATCAAAAAGCCAGCTTGGTACGCCATGAAGCGCGCGTTGGCTCCTATTGCAGTGGGAGTGAGCAGGGCATTTTGGGATTGGACAATGAGACCAGCGGATAATTTGTGGAAGAAACACACTGGTCATGTTGATCCGACCTTGTCGACCAAAAAAGTGGTGTATGATGTGTGGGTGTCGTCTGATGGAACTACTCACCCGAACAAGGAAGATATAGAGGCAACAGTGAGGACCAGGTTCATATCAGTTGCTACTGGGAAGGATATCTTATTTGATATCCCTGAATCAAAAACAGTATCAATTAAGCCGAACGGGGTTACTGACGTTTCGCTGAGTTCGGAACTCAACTGGGAAGGGAAGCAGGAGGAACCAATCGTGATCTACGTTTCACTCTGGATCAACAACGAGAAAGTAAGCAGCGATTGTTCCTGGCCAGACCCTATCAAGTACTTGGACTTGAGTGAGAGGGGGCTTCGCCTGGAGTACCCGGCAGAAAACGAAGTGACGATCCGGACAACGAAGCCAGTGAAGGGATTTGTGTTCTCGGAAAAAGAGGGAGTTACACTGAGGGATAATGGTTTTGATGTCGTCCCGGGGGAAATTGTGACGGTGCAACTGGAGGGGATAAAGGTTCGAGAGCTGGAATGGAC CCCCCGCGAATCATCGGCCTCGCCCGCGACTGATTATGGGGAGAATATGATGTATCAGCTTCGAAATGTTTCACAAGAGACGCCGTATTCCCCGGTTGACGGCATCCTCTGGCATGAGGCGGGTGTCAACATCGAAAGAGCTGTGGAAGAACTATATTGGCACATTGAGTTATCTGCATGTGACACGATTTTCTTCACCGGTTGCTATACACACTCTCGAAAGCGGCCTTCGTATCCGCTTGAGTAA
- a CDS encoding hypothetical protein (EggNog:ENOG503NXAD; COG:S): protein MARDQVLPSEIQETALLQLLANSLVLSQTAPYLSCYDVLNLAATSRAFRFLIYHTPQVFRRLDLGNVKTAQFDSDAIDRGGQTWRNVQLDETLTEDDFYSRPLRGIFSNLRRHDILRDVQVLTLDGLSVTAELIHDILIDPAFSVRILSIRDVKNLNERKLQKTLQYACRESRPEGTPRLKGLYVFGPKDPVPEAAPPQESSRSPSPTSPAAVAAAWNTRSQQTLTTSLIEELEAWYSRRGSQFPCRINPDWASTLVACDGMIAFDSVLCTSPRHINSLAWGKVNLDVLKAAGSPSSALIPHFNVATHSLGGCEGCGSAPEGFTVWGEDIYPEERDTEGRRSSHTSMADIGRFPLLPPPPMHSSTLSAAMCPTGQAVRHRLSYLRKGNQNKARFIPRCFDCIRDRYCAGCNKWWCETCYVGAFAGSSSGHAGLNSGDHVSNPPTITGENDNRDSGPMILDGFCADGKCSLCRSSTASVTAGSEQPA from the exons ATGGCCAGAGACCAAGTTCTACCTTCAGAGATTCAAGAAACCGCACTACTTCAACTGCTTGCCAATTCCCTAGTCCTTTCCCAAACAGCTCCGTACCTGTCCTGCTACGATGTCTTGAATCTGGCTGCCACATCGCGCGCATTTCGTTTCCTGATCTACCATACCCCGCAAGTCTTCCGCCGCCTGGATTTGGGCAACGTCAAGACAGCCCAGTTTGACAGTGATGCTATTGACCGGGGTGGCCAGACCTGGCGCAATGTTCAGCTTGACGAAACCTTGACTGAGGACGA TTTCTATTCGAGACCTCTGAGAggcatcttctccaacctccgACGGCATGACATCCTTCGGGATGTGCAGGTTTTGACCCTTGATGGTCTTTCTGTCACTGCCGAGCTCATCCACGACATCCTCATTGATCCGGCATTTTCGGTTCGCATTCTATCGATCCGCGATGTCAAGAATCTGAATGAACGAAAGCTCCAAAAGACACTGCAATATGCGTGCCGAGAGTCCAGACCTGAGGGCACACCACGGCTCAAGGGTCTCTATGTGTTTGGTCCGAAGGATCCGGTACCTGAGgcggctcctcctcaggaGAGCTCCCGGAGCCCTTCACCTACCAGTCCGGCCGCGGTAGCAGCAGCCTGGAACACGCGAAGCCAACAAACACTGACGACTTCTCTCATTGAGGAACTTGAGGCGTGGTATTCTCGCCGTGGCAGCCAGTTTCCGTGTCGGATCAACCCTGACTGGGCCTCTACGCTTGTGGCCTGCGATGGCATGATTGCATTTGATTCAGTTCTTTGCACCAGCCCCAGGCATATCAACTCGCTGGCATGGGGCAAGGTTAACCTCGATGTTCTGAAAGCCGCGGGCTCCCCATCATCTGCATTGATCCCTCACTTCAACGTGGCCACTCACAGTCTCGGTGGCTGTGAGGGATGTGGCTCTGCACCCGAAGGTTTTACAGTGTGGGGAGAAGACATCTATCCAGAAGAAAGAGATACTGAGGGAAGAAGGTCTAGTCATACTTCCATGGCCGACATTGGGAGGTtcccgctgctgcccccGCCTCCGATGCATTCTTCGACCCTGAGCGCTGCAATGTGTCCGACTGGCCAGGCGGTCCGGCACCGACTTTCCTACCTGAGAAAGGGAAACCAGAACAAGGCGCGCTTCATCCCACGCTGTTTTGACTGCATTAGAGACAGGTACTGCGCCGGGTGCAACAAATGGTGGTGCGAGACGTGCTATGTCGGGGCGTTTGCAGGATCATCCAGTGGCCATGCTGGATTGAATTCAGGGGACCATGTaagcaacccccccaccattACCGGAGAGAACGACAACAGAGACTCGGGGCCCATGATACTGGACGGGTTTTGCGCCGATGGAAAGTGCTCGCTCTGCCGTTCCTCGACCGCTTCTGTGACTGCCGGCAGCGAGCAGCCTGCATAA
- a CDS encoding hypothetical protein (EggNog:ENOG503NXAD; COG:S): MHCGASPAIQRSHEYAETLYKKPPVLKSCWECGMNCKDCIESTQRMCTRCGGGYCLIHNEGSDMISGV; the protein is encoded by the exons ATGCACTGCGGAGCGAGCCCTGCCATCCAAAGATCCCATGAGTATGCGGAGACGTTGTACAAAAAG CCCCCGGTCCTGAAGAGTTGTTGGGAATGTGGCATGAAC TGCAAAGACTGCATTGAAAGCACACAGCGGATGTGCACAAgatgcggtggtggataCTGCCTCATCCACAATGAAGGATCTGATATGATTTCT GGTGTGTAG